The proteins below come from a single Halostagnicola larsenii XH-48 genomic window:
- a CDS encoding NAD(P)/FAD-dependent oxidoreductase, translating into MRDICIVGGGVAGLAASIFTARAGLDTIVVDGGESILARNASLENYPGFPDGVDARRYLRLVHEQAQGAGVEVELGRVSSVERIEETNPESGFVLETDGGDPLEVRRVIAASWSDSEYLVPLDVGRIQRGSKHYVNVDEDGRTAVEGVYAAGRLAGEPHQTIVAAGHGAKVGLTAIHDSDVNFYHDWVVPEGYFTGRDRDVPPGCEEIDDEERLERDVAARETILEAFAEPLAEKPTMHPSVDRE; encoded by the coding sequence ATGCGAGATATCTGTATCGTCGGCGGCGGCGTCGCCGGGCTTGCCGCGTCGATCTTCACGGCTCGAGCGGGACTGGATACCATCGTGGTCGACGGCGGGGAATCCATCCTCGCGCGGAACGCCAGCCTCGAGAACTATCCGGGGTTTCCAGACGGGGTCGACGCGCGGCGGTACCTGCGTCTGGTTCACGAACAGGCACAGGGCGCGGGCGTCGAGGTCGAACTCGGCCGGGTCTCGAGCGTCGAGCGGATCGAGGAGACGAACCCCGAATCGGGGTTCGTCCTCGAAACCGACGGCGGGGACCCGCTCGAGGTCCGGCGGGTGATCGCCGCCTCGTGGTCCGACAGCGAGTACCTGGTTCCGCTGGACGTGGGCCGCATCCAGCGCGGGAGCAAACACTACGTGAACGTCGACGAAGACGGCCGAACCGCCGTCGAGGGCGTCTACGCGGCGGGGCGACTCGCCGGCGAACCCCACCAGACGATCGTCGCGGCCGGTCACGGCGCGAAAGTCGGACTGACCGCGATTCACGACTCGGACGTCAACTTCTATCACGACTGGGTCGTCCCGGAAGGCTATTTCACCGGCCGCGATCGGGACGTGCCGCCGGGCTGTGAGGAGATCGACGACGAGGAACGGCTGGAACGCGATGTCGCGGCGCGGGAGACGATCCTCGAGGCCTTCGCGGAACCGCTCGCGGAGAAACCGACCATGCACCCGAGCGTCGACCGGGAGTGA
- the trkA gene encoding Trk system potassium transporter TrkA: MRIIIIGAGEVGSNIAEGLADDHDVVVVDTDSERIESLTYSLDVLAIEGDGTTRSTLEEAGVEEADMVIASTDRDETNIVVCGAAKTLDDPFTISRVKDTTLLRTWEHAEGAFGVDFMVCTNLHTAQTIVKIASLPGAHDVDTFGGGLVQMAEFEVESDSPIAGETVAEADRYESLTFAALFRNGDVVIPTGETVIEPNDAIVVIGSSESVRGFASSLTPAPTLEDANEIVIVGGSEIGYQTARIFEEEGLSPRLIEQNHERARELAERLPNTLVLESDATDIDFLVREHVDESDIVVAALDSDEKNLLVSLLAKRIGVERTIGIVEYGEYVDLFETVGIDVAVNPRLVTSEEITRFTRARRTENVAMLESDRAEVLEIEVDQDSLLCGNRIRDVISKLPDGVVIGAITRDDELITPRGETVVDAGDHVVVFVETDVLGDVSDAL, encoded by the coding sequence GTGCGCATAATCATCATCGGCGCGGGTGAGGTCGGTTCGAACATCGCGGAAGGGCTCGCCGACGACCACGATGTCGTCGTCGTCGACACCGACTCCGAACGCATCGAATCGCTCACGTACTCGCTTGACGTACTTGCCATCGAGGGCGACGGAACCACACGAAGTACCCTCGAGGAAGCGGGCGTCGAGGAGGCGGATATGGTGATCGCGAGCACCGACCGCGACGAGACGAACATCGTCGTCTGCGGGGCGGCCAAAACCCTCGACGACCCGTTCACGATCTCTCGCGTGAAGGACACGACGTTGTTACGGACCTGGGAACACGCCGAGGGCGCGTTCGGCGTCGACTTCATGGTCTGTACGAATCTCCACACCGCACAGACGATCGTGAAGATTGCCAGCCTCCCGGGCGCTCACGACGTCGATACGTTCGGGGGTGGACTCGTCCAGATGGCGGAGTTCGAGGTCGAATCGGATAGCCCGATCGCCGGGGAGACGGTCGCGGAGGCCGATCGGTACGAGTCGCTGACGTTCGCGGCGCTCTTTCGCAACGGGGACGTCGTGATTCCCACCGGTGAGACGGTCATCGAACCCAACGACGCCATCGTCGTCATCGGCTCGTCCGAAAGCGTCCGCGGCTTCGCCAGTTCGCTGACGCCCGCGCCGACGCTCGAGGACGCAAACGAGATCGTCATCGTCGGCGGGAGCGAAATCGGCTACCAGACGGCCCGAATATTCGAAGAAGAAGGACTCTCCCCGCGGCTGATAGAGCAGAACCACGAGCGCGCTCGCGAACTCGCCGAACGTCTCCCGAACACGTTAGTGTTAGAAAGCGACGCGACCGACATCGACTTTCTCGTCCGCGAGCACGTCGACGAGTCCGACATCGTCGTCGCGGCGCTCGATAGCGACGAGAAGAACCTCCTCGTCTCGTTGCTCGCGAAACGCATCGGCGTCGAGCGAACCATCGGCATCGTCGAGTACGGCGAGTACGTCGACCTCTTCGAAACTGTCGGCATCGACGTCGCCGTCAATCCGCGGCTGGTCACCTCCGAAGAGATCACCCGATTCACCCGCGCACGGCGCACGGAAAACGTCGCGATGCTCGAGTCGGACCGGGCGGAAGTCCTCGAAATCGAAGTCGATCAGGACAGCCTGCTCTGTGGCAATCGGATCCGCGACGTGATCTCGAAGCTTCCGGACGGCGTC
- a CDS encoding SRPBCC family protein produces MDRILLSTVAHRSPADVFPYVVSFTDYPRYTEHLESVRKRRGGDENGVGAIYDLRLTWWKLGYTARSEVVAVDEPHTLEWELRKDVDARGTWRVEPAPEAAPEGIETASRIYFEAVYDPHSADGNAISLPRFVSLDWVVGKVQPRLLEEAREVVRRLVADIEGEQRDVELTVHEMP; encoded by the coding sequence GTGGACAGGATCCTCCTCAGCACCGTCGCCCACCGGTCGCCGGCGGACGTGTTCCCGTACGTCGTTTCCTTTACCGACTACCCGCGGTACACGGAGCACCTCGAGTCCGTTCGAAAGCGCCGCGGGGGCGACGAGAACGGCGTTGGCGCGATATACGACCTTCGGCTGACCTGGTGGAAACTCGGGTACACCGCCCGCTCCGAGGTCGTGGCCGTCGATGAACCGCACACGCTCGAATGGGAGCTTCGCAAGGACGTCGACGCCCGCGGAACCTGGCGGGTCGAACCGGCACCCGAGGCGGCTCCCGAGGGGATCGAGACGGCCAGCCGAATCTACTTCGAGGCGGTGTACGATCCCCACTCGGCCGACGGAAACGCGATCTCGCTCCCGCGGTTCGTCTCGCTCGATTGGGTCGTCGGGAAGGTACAGCCCCGACTGCTCGAGGAAGCCAGAGAGGTCGTTAGACGGCTCGTCGCCGATATCGAAGGGGAGCAACGCGACGTCGAACTCACGGTTCACGAGATGCCCTGA
- the coaBC gene encoding bifunctional phosphopantothenoylcysteine decarboxylase/phosphopantothenate--cysteine ligase CoaBC — MLEGVNVALGVSGSIAAVKTVELAHELRRRGASVRAVMTDSARHIIHPWSLEFATENDVVTEITGGVEHVELCGYDGWADVLLIAPATANTVGKIAGAVDDTPVTTCATTALGADTPVVIAPAMHEPMYDHPGVLEAIETLDDWGVAFVDPRIEEGKAKIASEEAIVCETARAAGERPLASEHVVVTSGATSEPIDPVRVLTNRSSGRMGRAVARACYVRGADVTLVHGVVGPHSLQRSSPVAGLSGGDSGVALPYASVEQVETAAELLEATLEACSTADALVSAAAIGDYTLEPSAEKLRSGAERTLDLEPTAKVIDEVRDRHPDLPIVGFKAETTGDDEAMIEAARKTLERADLTFVVANDASVMGSDRTRALLVHAENAARYEGTKAGLSGEIADSIAVVLTDESSR, encoded by the coding sequence ATGCTCGAGGGAGTCAACGTCGCGCTCGGGGTGTCCGGATCGATCGCCGCCGTCAAAACGGTCGAACTCGCCCACGAGTTGCGACGCCGGGGTGCAAGCGTTCGCGCCGTGATGACCGACAGTGCCCGACACATCATCCACCCGTGGTCGCTCGAGTTCGCCACCGAAAACGACGTCGTCACCGAAATCACGGGCGGCGTCGAGCACGTTGAACTCTGCGGCTACGACGGCTGGGCCGACGTCCTGTTGATCGCGCCGGCGACCGCGAACACGGTCGGAAAGATCGCCGGGGCGGTCGACGACACGCCGGTAACGACCTGTGCGACGACCGCGCTGGGCGCGGACACGCCGGTCGTTATCGCCCCCGCGATGCACGAACCGATGTACGACCACCCCGGCGTTCTCGAGGCGATCGAGACCCTCGACGACTGGGGCGTCGCGTTCGTCGATCCCCGGATCGAAGAGGGCAAAGCGAAGATCGCGAGCGAGGAGGCCATCGTCTGCGAGACCGCTCGAGCCGCGGGCGAACGGCCGCTCGCGAGCGAACACGTCGTCGTCACCAGCGGGGCGACCAGCGAGCCGATCGATCCCGTCCGCGTGCTGACGAACCGCTCGTCGGGGCGGATGGGCCGAGCCGTCGCGCGGGCCTGTTACGTCCGCGGCGCGGACGTAACGCTCGTCCACGGCGTCGTCGGCCCGCACTCGCTCCAACGCTCGTCGCCGGTCGCCGGTCTCTCCGGAGGCGATTCGGGAGTAGCGCTTCCGTACGCGAGCGTCGAGCAGGTCGAAACCGCCGCAGAGCTACTCGAGGCCACGCTCGAGGCCTGTTCGACGGCCGACGCGCTCGTTTCGGCTGCGGCGATCGGCGATTACACGCTCGAGCCGAGTGCAGAGAAACTCCGCTCCGGCGCGGAGCGAACGCTCGACCTCGAGCCGACGGCAAAGGTGATCGACGAGGTTCGGGATCGGCACCCGGACCTCCCGATCGTCGGCTTCAAGGCCGAGACCACCGGCGACGACGAGGCGATGATCGAGGCGGCCCGGAAGACGCTCGAGCGTGCGGACCTGACGTTCGTCGTCGCGAACGACGCGAGCGTGATGGGATCGGACCGGACGCGGGCGCTGTTGGTCCACGCGGAGAACGCGGCCCGCTACGAGGGTACGAAAGCCGGACTCAGCGGTGAGATCGCCGACTCGATCGCCGTCGTTCTCACGGACGAATCCTCGCGCTGA
- the hpt gene encoding hypoxanthine/guanine phosphoribosyltransferase produces the protein MDQLQRSLLEAPIIEKDGYHYFVHPISDGVPKLDPGLLREIVIRIIRKAKLEEVDRIVTPAAMGIHISTAVSLMTDIPLTVIRKRQYGLEDEVAISQQTGYSENEMYINDVREGERVLVLDDVLSTGGTLAAVLEALDEIGAEVVDTVAVIKKVGGENKVEDVDHHVKTLVNVDVVDGEVVIVDENGD, from the coding sequence ATGGATCAGTTACAGCGGTCACTACTCGAGGCCCCGATTATCGAGAAAGACGGGTATCATTACTTCGTCCATCCGATCAGCGACGGGGTTCCGAAACTCGATCCCGGACTCTTGCGCGAGATCGTGATCCGGATTATTCGAAAGGCGAAACTCGAGGAAGTCGATCGTATCGTCACGCCCGCGGCCATGGGAATTCACATCTCCACGGCCGTATCGTTGATGACGGACATCCCGCTGACGGTGATTCGAAAACGACAGTACGGACTCGAAGACGAAGTCGCCATCTCCCAGCAGACCGGTTACTCGGAAAACGAGATGTACATCAACGACGTTCGCGAGGGCGAACGCGTCCTCGTCCTCGACGACGTGCTCTCGACCGGCGGCACGCTGGCTGCCGTCCTCGAGGCGCTTGACGAAATCGGTGCCGAGGTCGTCGACACGGTCGCGGTAATCAAGAAGGTCGGCGGCGAAAACAAAGTCGAGGACGTCGACCACCACGTCAAGACGCTGGTCAACGTCGACGTCGTCGACGGTGAGGTCGTTATCGTCGACGAAAACGGCGACTGA
- a CDS encoding ABC transporter ATP-binding protein — MSNDDQPILRTDGLRKHYESNSGFLDTLLGRSELVKAVDGIDLELYPGETLGIVGESGCGKTTLGRSMLRLIEPTGGSITYAKRTDDGTTREIELTDLSSSELRDLRTDLQYIFQDPFSSLNPRLTVGDIIGEPLDIHGIAEGAARTERVQELLEIVGLNPTHAYRYPHEFSGGQRQRIGIARALAVDPEIIVCDEPVSALDVSVQAQILNLLEDLQEEFDLSYIFIAHDLSVVEHIADRIAVMYLGEFAEVGTTEEVFAEPYHPYTEALLSAIPEPDPLWEGEKILLEGQVPSPIDPPSGCRFHTRCPRVIQPEEFDLEQSAWRSVLNFKLRAEDAESVDELATITDESAREDPSVLSRARIDELVRSEFGIPERLSDPAAEDLLASAIDELHSVDSTAAAETLDERFVSPCETTDPSTVELSRTHEIDCLRYDDEYDSRTAERDGSRTDGTIADD; from the coding sequence ATGAGTAACGACGACCAACCGATCTTGCGGACCGACGGCCTGCGGAAACACTACGAATCCAACAGCGGGTTTCTCGATACCCTCCTCGGCCGGTCGGAACTCGTCAAGGCGGTCGACGGGATCGACCTTGAGTTGTACCCCGGCGAAACCCTGGGTATCGTCGGCGAGAGCGGCTGTGGCAAGACGACGCTCGGTCGATCGATGCTGCGACTCATCGAGCCGACCGGCGGCTCGATTACGTACGCCAAACGGACGGACGACGGCACGACTCGAGAGATCGAGCTAACCGATCTCTCGAGTTCGGAGCTTCGGGACCTGCGAACTGACCTCCAGTACATCTTTCAGGACCCGTTCTCGAGTCTGAACCCGCGTCTCACCGTCGGCGACATCATCGGCGAACCGCTCGACATCCACGGTATCGCCGAGGGAGCGGCTCGAACCGAGCGAGTACAGGAACTGCTCGAAATCGTCGGGCTCAACCCGACCCACGCCTACCGCTATCCACACGAGTTCTCCGGCGGACAGCGCCAGCGGATCGGCATCGCTCGAGCGCTGGCGGTCGACCCGGAGATCATCGTCTGCGACGAACCCGTGAGCGCCCTCGACGTCAGCGTGCAGGCGCAGATCCTGAATCTGCTCGAGGATCTCCAAGAGGAGTTCGACCTCTCGTATATCTTCATCGCACACGATCTCAGCGTCGTCGAACACATCGCAGACCGGATCGCGGTGATGTACCTCGGCGAGTTCGCCGAGGTCGGCACGACAGAAGAGGTGTTCGCAGAGCCGTACCATCCCTACACAGAGGCGCTACTCTCTGCGATTCCCGAACCGGACCCCCTCTGGGAGGGCGAAAAAATCCTCCTCGAGGGACAGGTCCCGTCCCCGATCGACCCGCCCTCGGGCTGTCGGTTCCACACGCGGTGTCCCCGCGTTATCCAGCCCGAGGAGTTCGACCTCGAGCAGTCCGCGTGGCGATCGGTGCTGAACTTTAAACTCCGGGCCGAGGACGCCGAATCCGTCGACGAACTCGCCACGATCACCGATGAATCGGCTCGAGAGGACCCAAGTGTGCTTTCCCGGGCGCGGATCGACGAACTGGTCCGATCGGAGTTCGGGATTCCCGAGCGCCTGTCCGATCCCGCCGCTGAGGACCTGCTCGCGAGTGCGATAGATGAGTTGCACTCGGTCGATAGCACCGCCGCCGCGGAAACGCTCGACGAGCGGTTCGTCTCGCCGTGTGAAACGACCGACCCGTCGACCGTCGAACTATCTCGGACCCACGAGATCGACTGTCTGCGCTACGACGACGAGTACGATAGCCGAACGGCCGAACGCGACGGCTCCCGCACCGACGGAACGATCGCGGACGACTGA
- a CDS encoding ABC transporter permease, which yields MTFRRFVLRRLLLIVPILLGVSVLTFALVHLTPGDPISRMVAQNPHVTAAEEAQLRAQYGLDGPVWEQYLMWLGNVLSGDLGTVYGSNRSVSEVILLRLPETVALGVFGWVFAIGIAIPTGIYAAIRKGTVGDTASRVLALSGASIPNFWLGLLLILVFVLWMGWWDVRPPREPLTHPSVLWHLVLPGITVGTATCASVMRVLRRSMAEELNKEYTTAARAKGLPERQVVCKHVLRNSLSAVVTIVATLTAGIVAGAVVVEVVFAWPGLGQELVGAIHGHEINLVVGITLLTAVFVVLCNLLADIIYAVLDPRIRYD from the coding sequence ATGACGTTCCGACGGTTCGTCCTGCGACGGTTGCTGTTGATCGTCCCGATCCTGCTGGGTGTCTCGGTACTCACGTTCGCGCTCGTCCACCTGACGCCCGGTGACCCGATCAGCCGCATGGTCGCCCAGAACCCGCACGTGACCGCGGCCGAGGAGGCGCAACTTCGCGCCCAGTACGGCCTCGACGGCCCCGTCTGGGAGCAGTATCTGATGTGGCTCGGAAACGTCCTCTCCGGTGACCTCGGAACGGTCTACGGATCGAACCGGTCGGTTTCTGAAGTCATTCTCTTGCGACTCCCCGAAACCGTCGCGCTCGGCGTCTTCGGCTGGGTGTTCGCTATCGGCATCGCGATTCCGACCGGAATATACGCCGCGATCCGAAAGGGAACGGTCGGCGATACGGCCAGCCGAGTCCTCGCGCTGTCGGGAGCGTCGATTCCGAACTTCTGGCTCGGGCTGTTGCTCATCCTCGTGTTCGTGTTGTGGATGGGGTGGTGGGACGTACGGCCGCCGCGTGAACCGCTTACGCATCCGTCGGTGCTGTGGCACCTCGTCCTGCCGGGTATTACGGTCGGGACGGCGACGTGTGCGTCGGTCATGCGCGTTCTCCGCAGGTCGATGGCAGAAGAACTGAACAAGGAGTACACCACCGCCGCAAGAGCAAAGGGGCTCCCCGAACGGCAGGTCGTCTGCAAGCACGTACTTCGAAATTCGTTGAGTGCGGTCGTCACCATCGTCGCGACGCTGACCGCCGGCATCGTCGCCGGCGCCGTCGTCGTCGAGGTCGTGTTCGCCTGGCCCGGCCTCGGACAGGAACTCGTCGGGGCGATCCACGGTCACGAGATCAACCTCGTGGTGGGAATAACGCTCCTTACCGCGGTGTTCGTCGTCCTCTGTAACCTGCTCGCGGATATCATCTACGCGGTGCTCGATCCGCGGATCAGATATGACTGA
- a CDS encoding ABC transporter substrate-binding protein produces MRRLNAQSGDLPTRRQLLGGVGSVLVGSAAGCLDADSGEVSFPLEVRLEVDADNSDRLEWTAAVAQVMENTGYFDVEVKEYEFDDFLERIFQVDYPETGNIPFLSISGTFNPESFCDSLHGTANQGQCCNLNGLGYDELDRMIDRARFGTDVVDDPALRARRYDEIWRELAEYRGSSPITFITEEYVRSTDVRGFSPYPFTEGTLDYSLHSPAARVLTWIDRDADGEGDSDWSTYESGGTLRYGFDANINSFDPPYSTDTHSTTAQSLIFEGLTAMDADGNVYPWLAKRQEELDVQDIDRTAYEPYMRTVSADDDGVLEFEGDEPVQTVVVHPDDDRIADGEVRVLTPDGAADAVGNGVYGMQYRYHLHEGVRFHNGEELTAEHVVATAKRYENSDISAQTFDSVLHVESVDEYVVDIYAQVPDAEAERELPSFRIHALEQAELPANGIDPLDGSPPIGTGPYEFETFEDGQYFVARKTDDYWLEQKGLDALEWYDGPEGFPAGPVIDEIDIKIISGDSTRSTALQNGEIDITFGLVSSTLEAYDSDDGYVVDSIQSGGYQFLQYPVTVEPWDDERFRRAVNHLVPRERIVENVLDGWGDPAWTMLPEVARETGTADYEALESDLGEKNAFDTETAIELIETVIDDRGYDSSVQ; encoded by the coding sequence ATGCGCCGATTGAACGCCCAATCAGGGGACCTTCCGACTCGCCGCCAGTTGCTCGGCGGCGTCGGTTCGGTACTCGTCGGGAGTGCAGCGGGGTGTCTCGACGCGGACTCCGGTGAGGTTTCGTTTCCGCTCGAGGTCCGGTTAGAAGTGGATGCGGACAACTCGGACCGCCTCGAGTGGACCGCCGCGGTCGCGCAGGTGATGGAAAACACCGGTTACTTCGACGTCGAAGTCAAAGAGTACGAGTTCGACGATTTTCTCGAACGCATCTTTCAGGTCGACTATCCCGAAACGGGAAATATCCCGTTTCTCAGTATTTCGGGGACGTTCAATCCGGAGAGCTTCTGTGATTCGCTCCACGGCACGGCAAATCAGGGCCAGTGTTGTAACCTGAACGGACTCGGCTACGACGAACTCGACCGGATGATCGATCGCGCGCGCTTTGGCACCGACGTCGTCGACGATCCGGCGCTCCGGGCGCGACGATACGACGAAATCTGGCGCGAGTTAGCCGAGTACCGCGGCAGTTCACCGATCACGTTCATCACCGAAGAGTACGTCCGAAGTACGGACGTACGCGGCTTTTCCCCGTATCCGTTTACCGAGGGGACGCTCGATTACTCGCTGCACTCGCCGGCCGCTCGAGTTCTCACCTGGATCGATCGGGACGCCGACGGCGAGGGAGATTCCGACTGGTCGACGTACGAGTCGGGCGGTACGCTCCGGTACGGATTCGACGCGAACATCAACTCGTTCGATCCGCCCTACAGCACCGATACGCACTCGACGACGGCACAGTCGCTCATTTTCGAAGGGCTAACCGCGATGGATGCCGATGGGAACGTCTATCCCTGGTTGGCAAAACGCCAGGAGGAACTCGATGTGCAGGATATCGACCGCACCGCGTACGAACCGTATATGCGAACCGTCTCGGCCGACGACGACGGCGTCCTCGAGTTCGAGGGCGACGAACCGGTTCAGACCGTCGTGGTTCATCCGGACGACGATCGGATCGCCGACGGCGAGGTTCGCGTTCTCACGCCCGACGGCGCGGCCGATGCGGTCGGCAATGGGGTCTATGGAATGCAGTATCGATACCACCTTCACGAGGGCGTCAGGTTCCACAACGGCGAAGAGTTGACCGCCGAACACGTGGTGGCGACCGCAAAGCGCTACGAGAACTCCGACATCTCCGCACAGACGTTCGATTCGGTACTCCACGTCGAGTCCGTCGACGAGTACGTCGTCGATATCTACGCGCAGGTGCCGGACGCCGAAGCCGAGCGGGAACTCCCGAGCTTCCGGATCCACGCGCTCGAACAGGCGGAACTGCCCGCCAACGGCATCGATCCACTCGACGGAAGCCCGCCGATCGGTACCGGCCCCTACGAGTTCGAGACGTTCGAGGACGGACAGTACTTCGTGGCACGAAAAACGGACGACTACTGGCTCGAGCAAAAAGGGCTGGACGCCCTCGAGTGGTACGACGGTCCCGAGGGGTTCCCCGCCGGGCCCGTCATCGACGAGATCGACATCAAAATCATTTCGGGCGATTCGACGCGAAGCACTGCACTCCAGAACGGCGAAATCGACATCACGTTCGGGCTCGTTTCCTCGACGCTCGAGGCCTACGACTCGGACGACGGTTACGTCGTCGACTCGATCCAGAGCGGCGGCTATCAGTTCCTCCAGTATCCCGTCACCGTCGAACCGTGGGACGACGAGCGGTTTCGACGGGCCGTCAATCACCTCGTCCCTCGAGAGCGCATCGTCGAAAACGTCCTCGACGGCTGGGGCGACCCCGCGTGGACGATGCTTCCGGAAGTCGCACGCGAAACCGGTACGGCCGACTACGAGGCGCTCGAGTCCGACCTCGGGGAGAAAAACGCGTTCGATACGGAGACCGCGATCGAATTGATCGAAACAGTCATCGACGACCGCGGATACGACTCGAGCGTCCAATGA
- a CDS encoding ABC transporter permease, with protein MTDKQSGRGRIRIHGFESERDGARDGPTHRTRLPREDSVDWGSDARTEPTTRWRRDLSRFARNREALVGLLIVLSMAVLSIFARPIELWGLTVQPVSLAPYSPSEILWLTQDVSPYDPPSLAHPMGVDGEGRDVFSRVLTGGRYSISIGLVVVTITSVIGIVYGSISGYYGGWVDELLMRFVDVILAFPGLVLALVVVALFESGYWQLVVAFSVFGWAGYARVIRGEVLSVKESEYVLAAKALGAGDRSVLFRHVVPNAAPPVIVLATLNIGTVVIGVAALGFLGLGLSPATAEWGTMLEGARDAIIQGPGGDARWWVTVFPGGAIFVFVLSINLIGDAINETLDARGTDSATRTELR; from the coding sequence ATGACTGACAAACAATCCGGTCGCGGCCGAATTCGGATCCACGGATTCGAATCCGAACGCGACGGCGCTCGAGACGGACCGACTCACCGGACGAGACTTCCTCGAGAGGATTCGGTCGATTGGGGCTCGGACGCACGAACCGAGCCGACCACGCGCTGGCGGCGCGACCTCTCGCGGTTCGCTCGAAACCGCGAGGCGCTGGTGGGACTCTTGATCGTCCTCTCGATGGCGGTCCTTTCGATCTTCGCCCGGCCGATAGAACTCTGGGGTCTGACAGTCCAGCCGGTTTCGCTGGCGCCGTATTCCCCCTCGGAAATCCTCTGGCTCACCCAGGACGTCTCGCCCTACGACCCGCCGTCGCTGGCGCACCCGATGGGCGTCGACGGCGAGGGACGCGACGTCTTTTCGCGGGTGCTGACCGGCGGTCGCTACAGCATCTCGATCGGGCTCGTCGTCGTCACGATCACGAGCGTGATCGGCATCGTGTACGGCTCCATCTCCGGCTATTACGGCGGCTGGGTCGACGAACTCCTGATGCGGTTCGTCGACGTTATCCTCGCGTTTCCGGGGCTCGTCCTGGCGCTGGTCGTCGTCGCGCTGTTCGAGAGCGGCTACTGGCAACTGGTCGTCGCGTTCTCCGTGTTCGGCTGGGCGGGGTACGCTCGAGTCATCCGCGGGGAAGTACTCTCCGTCAAAGAATCGGAGTACGTCCTCGCGGCGAAAGCGCTCGGGGCCGGCGATCGATCGGTGCTGTTCAGGCACGTCGTGCCCAACGCCGCCCCGCCGGTCATCGTCCTCGCAACGCTCAACATCGGGACGGTCGTCATCGGCGTGGCCGCCCTCGGCTTTCTCGGCCTCGGCCTGTCGCCGGCGACCGCCGAGTGGGGGACGATGCTCGAGGGCGCTCGAGACGCGATCATCCAAGGACCGGGCGGCGACGCTCGCTGGTGGGTGACGGTCTTCCCCGGCGGCGCGATTTTCGTCTTCGTGCTGTCGATCAACCTGATCGGCGACGCCATCAACGAGACGCTCGACGCCCGCGGAACCGACTCGGCGACCCGAACCGAATTGCGATGA